A single window of Leptolyngbya ohadii IS1 DNA harbors:
- a CDS encoding metal ABC transporter permease — protein MLSLLLDPLQYGFMQRSLVVAIIVGILCSVVGSYLVVRRMALLGDAISHSLLPGLAIAFIIGANLYLGAFIAALLSAVMISWIHTRSQIKEDAAMGIVFSAFFALGITLITIVQKSNKIDLNHFLFGNILGVTRGEVRDTAIIAALVLLAIVLFYKELLFFSFDPLGAQATGLPTNWFDTGLMVLFALTVVASMKAVGVILVLSLLITPAATAYLLVPRLHQVMFVGGAIGVVSSLSGMYLSYYFNLPSGAAIVLVASLLFFIALLFSPSQGIVVKAIQRA, from the coding sequence ATGCTCTCCCTCTTGCTTGATCCGCTTCAATACGGCTTTATGCAGCGATCGCTGGTGGTCGCCATTATCGTTGGCATTCTCTGTTCCGTGGTGGGTAGCTATCTGGTCGTGCGTCGGATGGCGCTACTGGGGGATGCAATCAGTCACTCCCTGCTGCCCGGACTGGCGATCGCGTTTATCATCGGTGCAAACCTATACCTGGGGGCGTTTATTGCAGCGTTGCTGAGTGCGGTGATGATTAGCTGGATTCATACCCGATCGCAGATCAAGGAAGATGCGGCAATGGGGATTGTCTTCTCCGCCTTCTTTGCACTGGGAATCACGCTGATTACGATCGTCCAGAAATCCAACAAGATCGACCTGAATCACTTTCTGTTTGGCAATATTCTGGGCGTAACGCGAGGCGAGGTGCGGGATACTGCCATTATTGCGGCCCTGGTGCTGCTGGCGATCGTCCTGTTTTATAAGGAACTGCTGTTTTTCAGCTTCGATCCGCTGGGGGCACAGGCGACAGGTCTGCCCACAAACTGGTTTGACACCGGGCTGATGGTTTTGTTTGCCCTCACGGTGGTCGCCAGCATGAAAGCGGTGGGCGTAATTCTGGTGCTGTCGCTGCTGATCACTCCCGCTGCCACTGCCTATTTATTAGTGCCAAGGCTGCATCAGGTGATGTTTGTGGGTGGGGCGATCGGCGTGGTTTCTAGCCTCAGCGGAATGTATCTCAGCTACTACTTTAATCTGCCTTCCGGGGCGGCGATCGTGCTGGTGGCATCCCTACTGTTTTTCATTGCGCTCCTGTTCAGTCCCAGTCAGGGCATTGTGGTCAAGGCGATCCAGCGGGCGTAG
- the petG gene encoding cytochrome b6-f complex subunit V — protein MVEPLLSGIVLGLIPVTLAGLFVAAYLQYKRGNQLNL, from the coding sequence GTGGTAGAACCGTTACTTTCTGGTATTGTGCTGGGTTTGATCCCTGTCACCCTGGCAGGTTTGTTTGTGGCTGCATACCTGCAATACAAGCGGGGCAACCAGCTTAACCTGTAG
- a CDS encoding c-type cytochrome: MQRTVVTLLAVLLLVVLAFLGVHLLRETDPYVKDVLAQAGDVQRGEVMFQMNCAGCHGFDASGLVGPNLHRVASRKSRIGLIHQVTSGSTPPMPQFQPSPQEMADLLEYLESL, encoded by the coding sequence GTGCAGAGAACAGTGGTCACACTGCTGGCTGTTCTGCTGCTGGTTGTACTTGCTTTTCTAGGTGTCCATTTACTTCGTGAAACCGATCCCTACGTTAAAGATGTGTTAGCTCAGGCTGGTGATGTCCAAAGAGGGGAAGTCATGTTTCAGATGAACTGTGCGGGCTGTCATGGGTTTGATGCCAGTGGTCTGGTCGGACCCAATCTGCACCGCGTTGCCTCTCGTAAATCTCGCATTGGACTCATTCATCAGGTGACTAGTGGCTCCACGCCACCGATGCCCCAGTTTCAGCCCAGTCCTCAGGAAATGGCAGATTTACTGGAGTATCTGGAAAGTCTGTAA
- a CDS encoding gamma-glutamylcyclotransferase family protein yields MLRVFVYGSLKPGEKYFDRYCAPYLVEMQEAIVYGTLYDLPVGYPAILPGRDPVRGYLFTFEDPEALTLLDELEEYQPDRPVEQNEYQRREIETFDLHQQPLGRAWIYEMTQEQVEALGGVILPEGNWSRSAIEKDDS; encoded by the coding sequence ATGCTGCGAGTCTTTGTTTACGGCAGTCTGAAACCGGGAGAGAAATATTTCGATCGCTACTGTGCCCCCTACCTGGTTGAAATGCAGGAGGCGATCGTTTACGGTACCCTATACGATTTGCCCGTAGGCTACCCGGCGATCTTGCCAGGACGTGATCCGGTGCGCGGCTATCTCTTCACCTTTGAAGATCCGGAAGCGCTGACCCTGCTGGACGAACTGGAAGAGTATCAGCCCGATCGCCCAGTTGAGCAAAACGAATATCAGCGCAGAGAAATCGAAACGTTTGACCTGCATCAGCAGCCCTTAGGCAGGGCATGGATCTACGAGATGACGCAGGAACAGGTAGAAGCGCTAGGCGGCGTGATTTTGCCAGAGGGGAACTGGAGCCGATCGGCGATCGAAAAGGATGACTCGTAG
- a CDS encoding ABC transporter substrate-binding protein: protein MVKPFSRPLFHNFRDAAHWLKKPLVWVGLAVLLGFSIVWFSPSARTQEPIHISLLTSALDAAQGQNLVKAFEAENPDIKIDVVEGPNASNLIEDLYTSSFLLGDSPYDLVMMDIVWLPKFAAAGWLMDLTDRLTPEDIADLMPGDLAGGRYQDRLYRLPIRSDGGMIYYRQDLLEQAGIQPPTTFDQLITAAKQLQESKAVPWGYVWQGRQYEGLPAMFVEVLAGFGGFWVDPKTQEVGIDRPEAVRALQFLKGTIDQRIAPPGVTTFQEEETRRLFQNGQVAFLRNWPYVYPLASADDSPVKGKFAVMPMVHAEGFQSGACLGGWGIGIAKSTPHPEAAWRVAQFYASAAAQKMAALENGYLPTRRSVYADLEVLAKYPYFASMQQVVERAVLRPPIAQYAQASDILQRYLSAALTERMSLEAALQAAAQETRSLLKT from the coding sequence ATGGTGAAACCGTTCTCTCGTCCTCTTTTCCACAATTTTCGCGACGCAGCACACTGGCTCAAAAAGCCCCTCGTCTGGGTGGGACTGGCAGTTCTATTGGGCTTCTCGATCGTCTGGTTTTCGCCATCTGCCCGCACTCAGGAGCCAATTCACATCAGTCTTCTAACCTCTGCCCTCGATGCTGCCCAGGGTCAAAACTTGGTGAAAGCTTTTGAAGCGGAAAATCCCGACATCAAGATTGATGTAGTCGAGGGACCCAACGCCTCTAATCTGATCGAAGACCTTTACACCTCATCGTTTTTGCTGGGCGATTCTCCCTACGATCTGGTGATGATGGATATCGTCTGGCTGCCCAAGTTTGCCGCCGCTGGATGGCTGATGGACTTGACCGATCGCCTCACCCCGGAAGACATCGCGGATCTGATGCCCGGCGATCTGGCAGGGGGACGCTATCAGGATCGACTGTATCGCCTCCCGATTCGATCGGATGGCGGCATGATCTATTACCGTCAAGACCTACTGGAGCAGGCAGGGATTCAGCCTCCTACCACGTTTGATCAGCTCATCACCGCCGCGAAACAGCTTCAGGAGTCTAAAGCGGTTCCCTGGGGCTATGTCTGGCAGGGACGCCAGTATGAGGGACTTCCCGCCATGTTTGTGGAAGTGCTGGCAGGGTTTGGCGGATTCTGGGTCGATCCAAAAACCCAGGAAGTGGGGATCGATCGCCCTGAGGCAGTTCGGGCACTCCAGTTCTTGAAAGGAACAATTGATCAAAGAATTGCCCCACCGGGAGTCACGACTTTCCAGGAGGAAGAAACCCGACGGCTGTTCCAGAATGGGCAGGTGGCATTTCTGCGAAACTGGCCCTACGTCTATCCCCTAGCTAGCGCAGACGATTCCCCTGTAAAGGGCAAATTTGCCGTGATGCCTATGGTTCATGCAGAAGGATTCCAGAGTGGAGCCTGTCTGGGGGGCTGGGGTATCGGGATTGCGAAAAGCACCCCTCACCCGGAAGCTGCCTGGCGCGTGGCGCAGTTCTATGCCAGTGCTGCTGCTCAAAAAATGGCGGCACTCGAAAACGGCTACCTTCCCACCCGTCGATCGGTTTATGCCGATCTGGAAGTTCTGGCAAAATATCCCTACTTTGCTTCCATGCAGCAGGTCGTAGAACGGGCAGTCCTGCGTCCGCCGATCGCCCAATATGCCCAGGCGTCCGATATTCTTCAGCGATATCTCAGTGCGGCACTGACCGAACGAATGTCTCTGGAAGCGGCACTTCAGGCAGCAGCCCAGGAAACGCGATCGCTGCTCAAAACTTAG
- a CDS encoding response regulator transcription factor, with protein sequence MPRILVIDDDPAIAELVAVNLEMAGYDVSQAPDGIKGQALALQLIPDLIMLDLMLPKVDGFTVCQRLRRDERTADIPVLMLTALGQTQDKVEGFNAGADDYLTKPFEIEEMLARVRALLRRTDRIPQAAKHSEILNYGPLTLVPERLEAIWFDQTVKLTHLEFELLHCLLQRHGQTVSPSEILKEVWGYDPNDDIETIRVHVRHLRTKLEPDPRHPRYIKTVYGAGYCLELPALPSQEDEIA encoded by the coding sequence ATGCCTCGTATACTTGTCATCGATGATGACCCCGCAATTGCCGAACTCGTTGCCGTAAACCTGGAGATGGCTGGCTACGACGTCAGTCAGGCTCCCGATGGCATCAAAGGACAAGCCCTTGCTCTCCAGTTGATTCCAGACCTGATCATGCTGGATCTGATGCTGCCTAAGGTCGATGGGTTTACCGTATGTCAGCGTTTACGACGGGATGAACGCACCGCCGATATTCCTGTCCTGATGCTCACTGCCTTGGGACAAACTCAGGACAAGGTGGAAGGCTTTAACGCGGGGGCAGACGACTATCTAACCAAGCCCTTCGAGATTGAAGAAATGCTGGCACGGGTGCGTGCCCTTCTGCGACGAACCGATCGCATTCCCCAGGCTGCCAAGCACAGCGAAATCCTGAATTACGGACCGCTAACCCTGGTTCCCGAACGGTTAGAGGCAATCTGGTTTGATCAGACCGTCAAACTCACCCACCTGGAGTTTGAGTTGCTGCACTGCCTGCTTCAGCGCCACGGACAGACAGTTTCTCCCAGCGAGATCCTCAAGGAAGTCTGGGGCTACGACCCGAACGACGATATCGAGACCATCCGGGTTCACGTCCGTCACTTGAGAACTAAGCTGGAGCCAGATCCACGTCATCCGCGCTATATCAAAACAGTCTATGGCGCAGGCTACTGTCTGGAACTGCCCGCCTTACCCTCCCAGGAAGACGAAATCGCCTGA
- a CDS encoding diflavin flavoprotein: MVVLAERIQSRLTLQTLEIADNTTAIRSLDWDRDRFDIEFELQNGTTYNSFLIRGEKIALVDTSHEKFRELYFDTLTGLIDPSQISYLIVSHTEPDHSGLIKDLLQIAPHITVVGSKVAIQFLEDLVHTPFERLQVKSGDRLDLGNGHELEFVSAPNLHWPDTILTFDHKTSTLYTCDVFGMHYCDDYSYDEDLELLEADYKLYYDCLMGPNARSVLAALKRMGDLPTVQTIATGHGPLLKHHIPELVGRYREWSQAQAKAETMVAIFYAADYGYSDELANAIGQGIHKTGVGVELIDLSTAEPHEITEMVGMAAGIVIGMPPQSGTLANPDALLGTILGAVNSKQTVGLFETGGGDDVSVYPLRNRFREVGVREAFPPILIKETPNESTFQLCDEAGTDLGQWLTRDRTVKQMKAIDNDLDKALGRLSGGLYIITAKKGGISSAMLASWVAQASLKPLGVSIAVAKDRAIESFMHVGDRFVLNVLEEGNYQTLMKHFLKRFAPGADRFAGVKTYPAANGSPILADSLAYLECEVVSRMECSDHWIVYSTIQAGRVSKVDGLTAVHHRKVGNHY, translated from the coding sequence ATGGTGGTACTTGCTGAGCGCATTCAAAGCCGCTTAACGCTTCAAACTTTAGAAATCGCCGATAATACGACCGCAATTCGCTCCCTCGACTGGGATCGCGATCGGTTTGACATTGAATTTGAGCTACAAAACGGAACAACCTATAACTCCTTTCTGATTCGGGGAGAAAAAATAGCGTTAGTCGATACCTCCCATGAGAAGTTTCGTGAGCTTTACTTCGATACGCTGACCGGACTGATTGATCCCAGCCAGATCAGCTACCTAATCGTCAGCCACACCGAGCCGGATCACAGCGGTTTAATTAAGGATCTGCTTCAGATTGCGCCTCACATCACCGTTGTTGGTTCTAAGGTTGCCATTCAGTTTCTGGAAGATCTGGTGCATACGCCTTTTGAGCGGCTTCAGGTCAAGAGCGGCGATCGGCTAGATCTGGGCAACGGGCACGAACTGGAGTTTGTCTCGGCTCCTAACCTGCACTGGCCCGACACGATCCTCACCTTCGACCACAAAACCAGCACCCTTTACACCTGCGATGTGTTTGGGATGCACTACTGCGACGACTACAGCTACGACGAAGACCTGGAACTGCTGGAGGCGGATTACAAGCTTTACTACGACTGCCTCATGGGTCCCAATGCTCGATCGGTGCTGGCAGCCCTGAAGCGCATGGGAGATTTGCCGACGGTTCAGACGATCGCGACGGGACACGGACCGCTGCTGAAGCACCACATCCCCGAACTGGTGGGACGCTACCGGGAATGGAGCCAGGCACAGGCAAAAGCCGAAACGATGGTTGCCATCTTCTATGCGGCGGACTACGGCTACAGCGATGAACTGGCAAATGCGATCGGGCAGGGTATCCACAAAACAGGCGTAGGCGTTGAACTGATCGACCTCAGCACCGCAGAGCCACACGAAATCACGGAAATGGTAGGCATGGCAGCAGGGATCGTGATTGGGATGCCACCCCAGTCCGGAACGCTAGCCAATCCGGATGCTCTGCTGGGCACCATTCTCGGAGCGGTGAACTCTAAGCAGACCGTGGGTTTGTTTGAGACGGGCGGCGGCGATGATGTATCGGTTTATCCCCTGCGAAATCGCTTCCGGGAAGTGGGCGTCCGCGAGGCTTTCCCGCCGATTCTAATCAAAGAAACGCCGAACGAAAGCACGTTCCAGCTCTGCGATGAAGCCGGAACTGACCTCGGACAGTGGCTCACCCGCGATCGCACCGTCAAGCAGATGAAGGCGATCGACAACGATCTGGATAAAGCCTTGGGACGGCTCAGCGGCGGACTCTACATCATTACGGCAAAGAAGGGCGGTATTTCCAGCGCGATGCTGGCATCCTGGGTTGCACAGGCGAGTCTGAAGCCTCTGGGCGTTTCGATTGCGGTCGCCAAAGACCGGGCGATCGAGTCCTTTATGCATGTGGGCGATCGGTTTGTTCTGAACGTGCTGGAGGAGGGCAACTATCAAACCCTGATGAAGCATTTCCTCAAGCGGTTTGCGCCGGGAGCCGATCGTTTTGCGGGAGTGAAGACCTATCCAGCGGCAAACGGTTCGCCCATTCTGGCGGATTCTCTGGCGTATCTGGAGTGCGAGGTAGTCAGCCGAATGGAATGCAGCGATCACTGGATTGTTTACAGCACGATTCAGGCAGGTCGCGTTTCCAAAGTAGATGGACTGACAGCAGTTCACCATCGCAAGGTGGGCAACCACTATTAA
- a CDS encoding phosphate-starvation-inducible PsiE family protein → MQNAVKPTIDRYNRIKHHYVVRALEAVQDLIIICLCIGLFSFMVMQIREMVLSLLPPLDFTAVTADILFLLILVELFRLLIIYLQEQRVSIGVAVEVSIVSILREVIVRGVLETPWTQIAASCAFLLVLGVLLVIRVWLPPTFEGIDPEQFLSARRVKELAVSAAIEEAIEEEMHDAPRKITQPSGYRDGNHRELEQPQFQ, encoded by the coding sequence ATGCAGAATGCAGTAAAGCCTACAATCGATCGCTACAACCGGATCAAGCATCACTACGTCGTCCGCGCTCTGGAAGCCGTTCAAGATCTGATCATCATTTGCCTCTGCATCGGTCTATTTAGCTTCATGGTGATGCAGATCCGGGAGATGGTGCTTTCCCTGCTGCCGCCCTTGGACTTTACGGCGGTGACAGCCGACATTCTGTTTTTGCTGATTTTGGTGGAGTTATTCCGGCTGCTGATTATTTACCTGCAAGAACAGCGGGTTTCGATCGGTGTTGCGGTGGAGGTGTCGATCGTTTCCATTTTGCGAGAGGTGATTGTAAGGGGAGTGCTGGAGACTCCCTGGACGCAAATTGCGGCTTCCTGTGCTTTTCTGCTGGTGCTGGGCGTCCTGCTGGTGATCCGCGTCTGGCTTCCGCCTACCTTTGAAGGCATTGATCCTGAACAGTTTCTCTCTGCCCGTCGCGTCAAGGAGCTGGCAGTCTCCGCCGCAATCGAGGAGGCGATCGAAGAAGAAATGCACGATGCACCGCGCAAAATTACCCAGCCCAGCGGCTATCGAGACGGCAACCACCGAGAATTAGAACAGCCGCAGTTTCAATAG
- a CDS encoding diflavin flavoprotein, which translates to MTDIKPRDVQVAEIGPGTLILRSRTWDRLKFEVEYARQKGTTANSYLIQADKTALIDPPGESFTEIFIEELAHHVYLQKIDYVILGHVNPNRCATLKALLNIEAAPQITFVCTRAAEVALRSAFPDQNLRILLANVEETIDLGQGHQLQLIPTPTPRHPDGLCVFDPASRILYTDKLFGAHVCDDAVFDENWKQLDEDRRYYFDCIHAAQAKQVEAALDKISDIRAKIYAPGHGPIVRYSLSRFLFDYRQWAEQQKNQDLSVVMLYASAYGNTATLAGAIAQGMIQSGAAVQSINCEFADPTEITAALEQCDGFVFGSPTLGGHAPIQIQTALGIALSTAARTKLVGVFGSYGWSGEAIDLLESKLQDAGFRFGFAPIRVKFKPTQETLAQGEAAGAEFVQSLRKTRKIRAPRQLAAESQSDRTEQAVGRITGSLCVITTQENGVDRGTLTSWVSQATFSPPGLTIAISKDEGESAAEIGGQFVLNVLKEGRNLRRYFQRNAGNDSRFSEIATHPATNGCLVLDEALAYLECKVQGRMECGDHWLVYALVEDGKLLESAGVTAVQHRKSGSQY; encoded by the coding sequence ATGACAGACATTAAGCCTCGTGACGTACAAGTTGCCGAAATTGGACCTGGAACCCTTATTCTGCGATCGCGCACCTGGGATCGGCTCAAGTTTGAGGTGGAGTATGCGCGTCAGAAGGGGACGACGGCAAATTCCTATCTGATTCAGGCGGATAAAACTGCGCTAATCGATCCGCCCGGAGAGTCCTTCACAGAAATCTTTATTGAGGAACTGGCGCATCACGTCTATCTGCAAAAGATTGACTATGTGATTCTGGGTCACGTAAACCCCAACCGCTGCGCCACGCTGAAGGCATTGCTAAACATCGAAGCGGCTCCCCAAATTACCTTTGTCTGTACCCGTGCGGCAGAGGTTGCCCTGCGATCGGCATTTCCCGATCAGAATCTGCGAATTCTCCTGGCAAATGTGGAGGAGACGATCGACCTGGGGCAGGGGCATCAGCTTCAGTTAATCCCGACCCCGACGCCGCGCCATCCCGATGGGCTGTGTGTTTTTGATCCGGCAAGCCGCATTCTCTACACCGATAAGCTATTCGGGGCGCATGTTTGCGATGATGCGGTGTTCGACGAGAACTGGAAACAGCTTGATGAGGATCGCCGCTACTATTTTGACTGTATCCATGCGGCACAGGCAAAGCAGGTGGAAGCTGCCCTGGACAAGATCTCTGATATTCGCGCCAAGATTTATGCGCCGGGTCATGGTCCCATCGTGCGCTATAGCCTCAGTCGCTTTTTGTTTGACTACCGCCAGTGGGCAGAACAGCAAAAAAACCAGGACTTGAGCGTTGTCATGCTCTACGCTTCTGCCTACGGCAATACGGCAACCCTGGCAGGGGCGATCGCTCAGGGAATGATTCAGTCCGGTGCGGCGGTGCAGTCGATCAACTGTGAATTTGCGGACCCGACGGAGATTACTGCTGCTTTGGAGCAATGTGACGGGTTTGTGTTTGGTTCTCCCACGCTGGGCGGACATGCTCCGATTCAAATTCAGACTGCGTTAGGCATTGCCCTTTCGACGGCGGCAAGAACGAAGCTGGTAGGGGTATTTGGCTCCTATGGCTGGAGCGGTGAGGCGATCGATCTGCTGGAATCCAAGCTTCAGGATGCCGGATTTCGGTTTGGCTTTGCGCCGATTCGCGTTAAGTTTAAGCCTACGCAGGAAACCCTGGCGCAGGGGGAAGCCGCTGGAGCCGAGTTTGTGCAGTCCCTTCGGAAAACTAGAAAGATTCGCGCCCCGCGTCAGTTAGCCGCCGAATCCCAGAGCGATCGTACCGAGCAGGCAGTTGGACGAATTACTGGCTCACTCTGCGTCATAACCACACAGGAAAATGGCGTCGATCGCGGAACATTAACCTCCTGGGTGTCTCAGGCAACGTTTAGCCCACCCGGACTGACGATCGCAATCAGTAAGGATGAGGGCGAAAGTGCAGCCGAGATCGGCGGGCAGTTTGTGCTCAATGTCCTGAAGGAAGGGCGAAACCTGCGACGCTATTTTCAGAGGAATGCAGGCAACGACAGTCGCTTTAGCGAAATTGCGACCCATCCGGCAACGAATGGCTGTCTGGTACTGGACGAAGCCCTGGCATATCTGGAATGCAAGGTGCAGGGGCGGATGGAATGCGGCGACCATTGGCTGGTGTACGCGCTGGTAGAAGATGGCAAACTGCTGGAATCGGCGGGCGTTACCGCTGTGCAGCATCGGAAGTCGGGCAGTCAGTATTAA
- a CDS encoding MarR family winged helix-turn-helix transcriptional regulator gives MNHLPDPTPQYACLPVLRELVRSYQAFSLVDEAQIRTYGLTASQFDVIATLGNTNGMTMGDLAEKTLVTKGTLTGIVDRLEAKQLVRREVPEGDRRCFKIVLTQAGESLFREVFPKHMAFLQERFDRLETSELELLRVLLARLRSAFAE, from the coding sequence ATGAACCATTTGCCCGATCCCACTCCCCAGTATGCTTGCTTACCCGTTTTGCGGGAGCTTGTTCGCTCCTATCAGGCTTTTTCGCTGGTTGATGAGGCACAGATCCGCACGTATGGCTTAACGGCGAGCCAGTTTGATGTGATTGCGACGCTGGGCAACACAAACGGGATGACGATGGGCGATCTGGCAGAAAAAACCCTCGTCACGAAGGGAACGCTGACCGGAATTGTTGATCGTTTGGAGGCAAAGCAGCTCGTCCGGCGGGAAGTCCCGGAAGGCGATCGGCGCTGCTTCAAGATTGTGCTGACCCAGGCGGGAGAGAGCCTGTTTCGCGAGGTTTTTCCGAAGCATATGGCGTTTCTTCAGGAGCGGTTCGATCGGCTGGAAACGTCAGAATTAGAGCTTTTAAGAGTACTTCTGGCACGATTGCGATCGGCTTTCGCGGAGTAG
- a CDS encoding CDGSH iron-sulfur domain-containing protein, with amino-acid sequence MAELPLTLQLEAGTYWLCTCGLSANFPYCNGAHKGSGYTPKPLELPAPATVEITAPGEATVR; translated from the coding sequence ATGGCTGAACTGCCTTTGACTCTACAACTCGAAGCTGGAACCTACTGGCTCTGCACCTGCGGACTTTCCGCCAACTTTCCCTACTGCAACGGTGCCCACAAAGGCTCTGGCTATACGCCCAAACCGCTGGAACTTCCTGCACCCGCTACGGTTGAAATTACGGCTCCCGGTGAAGCAACCGTTCGCTAG